TGGCAGCCTGCCGCGCCGGTCTATGGGGTGTCAGACCCGTTTGCGGCCGTACATGCCGGCGGCGAGGCTGACGCCGCCGGCGGCGAGGGCGATCTGGATGATCAGTTCGATCCAGTCGATGCCGCGGGTGTCGCCGACACCGAGGGCGTTCGCGATGACGGTGCCCAGGATCGCGGCGGCGATGCCGACGAGGATGGTCAGCCAGATCGGGATGTTCTGCTTGCCGGGCAGCGCGAGTCGGCCGAGTGCGCCGATGATGAGGCCGACGACGAGGGCGCTGATGATTCCGGAGACGGGCATGTCCACTCCTTCAAG
This is a stretch of genomic DNA from Saccharothrix ecbatanensis. It encodes these proteins:
- a CDS encoding GlsB/YeaQ/YmgE family stress response membrane protein; the encoded protein is MPVSGIISALVVGLIIGALGRLALPGKQNIPIWLTILVGIAAAILGTVIANALGVGDTRGIDWIELIIQIALAAGGVSLAAGMYGRKRV